A single Anatilimnocola floriformis DNA region contains:
- a CDS encoding DUF1501 domain-containing protein, which translates to MSDHVAAELYQVARRRWLQSTAGWLGAAAIASLNQSSQAAEATNSLPHFAPRAKRVIYLFQSGAPSQLDLFDHKPQLAKLQGTELPDSIRRGQRLTGMTSRQASFPIAASKYRFAQRGQSGAWLSDLLPHTARQANEICFLKAVHTEAINHDPAITFLQTGAQLAGRPSIGSWLSYGLGSENNDLPAFVVLVSQGSGNPTDQPLYDRLWSSGFLPSRHQGVKFRAGGDPVLFLSNPPGVTREVRRQELDDLAALNQLHQSQQGDPETLARIAQYELAFRMQSAVPELVDISGETKQTRELYGPSVERPGSYAYHCLLARRMVERGVRFVQLFHRGWDQHVSLPKQIEAQCQDTDQATAALIADLKQRGLLEDTLIVWGGEFGRTVYCQGPLTAADYGRDHHPRCFTVWLAGGGVRPGLSFGETDDFSYNIASGGIHVHDLHATLLHLLGIDHTRLTFKFQGRNFRLTDVHGNAVKEVLA; encoded by the coding sequence AGCTTTATCAGGTAGCCCGGCGACGTTGGTTGCAATCGACGGCTGGCTGGCTCGGGGCTGCCGCGATCGCGAGTTTGAATCAAAGCTCGCAGGCTGCGGAAGCGACCAATTCGCTGCCGCATTTTGCGCCGCGAGCCAAGCGAGTCATCTATCTCTTCCAATCGGGCGCGCCTTCGCAGCTCGATCTCTTCGATCACAAGCCTCAGTTAGCCAAACTGCAGGGAACGGAACTTCCCGATTCCATCCGCCGCGGCCAGCGCCTTACCGGCATGACCAGCCGCCAGGCGAGCTTTCCGATCGCGGCTTCGAAGTATCGCTTTGCGCAGCGCGGTCAGAGCGGTGCTTGGCTGAGCGATCTGCTGCCGCACACCGCGCGGCAGGCCAATGAAATCTGCTTTCTCAAAGCGGTTCATACCGAAGCCATCAATCACGATCCGGCGATCACGTTCCTGCAAACCGGCGCTCAGCTCGCCGGTCGGCCCAGCATAGGCAGTTGGCTGTCGTATGGTCTTGGCAGCGAGAACAACGACCTCCCCGCGTTCGTCGTCCTCGTCTCGCAAGGCTCCGGCAACCCGACCGATCAGCCGCTGTACGATCGACTCTGGAGCAGCGGCTTTCTGCCATCGAGACATCAGGGCGTGAAATTCCGCGCCGGCGGCGATCCCGTTTTGTTCCTCTCGAATCCGCCGGGCGTCACTCGCGAAGTTCGCCGTCAGGAACTCGACGACCTCGCCGCGCTGAATCAGTTGCACCAATCGCAGCAGGGCGATCCCGAAACGCTGGCCCGCATCGCGCAATACGAACTGGCCTTCCGCATGCAATCGGCCGTGCCGGAGCTCGTCGATATTTCCGGCGAAACCAAGCAAACCCGCGAGCTCTATGGCCCGAGTGTTGAGCGGCCCGGGAGCTACGCCTATCATTGCCTGCTCGCGCGGCGAATGGTCGAACGCGGCGTGCGGTTTGTGCAACTATTCCACCGCGGCTGGGATCAGCACGTGTCATTGCCGAAACAGATCGAAGCCCAATGCCAGGACACCGACCAGGCCACGGCGGCCCTCATCGCCGATCTGAAGCAACGTGGCTTGCTCGAAGACACGCTCATCGTTTGGGGCGGCGAGTTCGGCCGCACGGTTTACTGCCAAGGCCCGCTCACGGCCGCTGACTACGGTCGCGACCATCATCCGCGTTGCTTTACCGTCTGGCTCGCCGGCGGCGGTGTGCGGCCCGGCCTGTCGTTCGGCGAGACTGACGACTTCTCCTACAACATCGCCAGCGGCGGCATCCACGTACACGACCTGCACGCCACGCTGCTGCATCTCCTTGGCATCGACCACACGCGACTAACCTTCAAATTCCAAGGCCGCAACTTCCGCCTCACCGACGTCCACGGCAACGCAGTCAAAGAAGTCTTGGCCTGA
- a CDS encoding beta strand repeat-containing protein, giving the protein MSRRTWFEYFGFQVFGSRLLRVFSSSSTASNRKPSGKQPAKARTMRMEQLGERLTPAVTATFGGATLTIFGDNLNNTIEVSRNAAGNLLVNGGAINVIGGAPTVANTLQIVIFGLDGNDTLTLNEANGALPMARIFGGNGNDVITGGSGADQLFGQAGNDTLLGKGGADFLFGGTENDTLTGGDADDQVFGEAGDDRMIWNPGDDTDLNEGGAGTDTVEVNGGNGAEVFTVTANGTRVRFDRLDPAPFSIDIGTSEKLVLNANGGDDRFSATGNLAALIQITVDGGTGNDTLLGSNGNDQLNGGDGNDFIDGQQGNDTIFLGAGDDTFQWDPGDGSDTVEGGDGNDVMLFNGSAAAEIFDVSANGERVRFTRNVGNIVMDLNDIERLDLNALGGVDSLLVNNLAGTDLTTINANLASAIAGTAGDAAADAIVINGTNGDDIIDVFGAGSSVSVLGLHTRVNITSSEGANDALVIDGLGGNDGITASTVPAGVIKLTLDGGTGNDTLLGSQGNDTIYGGEGNDFVFGDNGNDTAFLGAGNDVFQWDPGDGNDTIEGQDGSDRMLFFGSNAAENINIVANGGRVLFQRDVANVTMDLNDVEDIEYRALGGADNIVVGDLSGTDVTGVELDLRGPNGGGDGAADSVTVNGTNGADNFRAAGDAGGVHVFGLHTAVDVFFNEIGNDRLTLNGQGGNDTINAQSLEDDAIQLAINGGLGNDTMIGSDGSDTINGGDGDDTALMGDGDDTFVWNPGDDNDVVEGQYGFDRMVFNGANVAEMINISANGNRVLFTRNVANVVMDLNDVEGIDFNALGGADVVNVNDLSGTDVVEVNVNLGVNGVGDGAADAVNIAGTNGDDVVQLFGNAAGTAVFGLAVQVNITGAEAANDRVGINTLAGDDVIDASGLALGSIGLIADGGADEDVLIGGAGADTLRGGTGDDVLIGGPGLDVLDGGAGDNVLIQD; this is encoded by the coding sequence ATGTCTCGCCGTACCTGGTTTGAATACTTTGGGTTTCAAGTTTTCGGTTCGCGTTTGCTTCGCGTTTTCTCCTCTTCGTCCACGGCTAGCAATCGCAAGCCAAGTGGAAAGCAACCAGCGAAGGCCCGCACGATGCGGATGGAACAACTGGGCGAGCGTTTGACCCCTGCCGTGACGGCCACATTCGGCGGCGCGACACTGACGATCTTCGGCGACAATTTGAACAACACGATTGAAGTCAGCCGCAACGCCGCCGGCAATCTGCTGGTGAATGGCGGTGCGATCAATGTGATTGGCGGCGCGCCGACGGTGGCAAACACGCTGCAGATTGTGATCTTTGGCCTGGATGGCAACGACACGCTGACGCTGAATGAAGCCAACGGCGCATTACCGATGGCGCGGATCTTTGGCGGCAATGGTAACGATGTGATTACCGGCGGTTCTGGCGCCGATCAGCTTTTCGGTCAGGCTGGCAACGACACGCTGCTGGGCAAAGGTGGCGCCGACTTCCTCTTCGGCGGCACCGAAAACGACACGCTGACCGGTGGCGATGCCGATGACCAGGTCTTCGGTGAAGCCGGCGACGACCGCATGATTTGGAATCCGGGCGACGACACCGATCTGAACGAAGGTGGCGCTGGAACGGATACCGTCGAAGTGAACGGCGGCAATGGCGCGGAAGTTTTCACCGTTACCGCAAATGGCACGCGCGTCCGTTTCGATCGCCTCGATCCCGCGCCGTTCTCGATCGACATCGGCACGAGTGAAAAACTGGTGCTGAATGCGAATGGCGGCGATGACCGCTTCTCGGCGACCGGCAATCTGGCCGCGCTCATTCAGATTACGGTCGATGGCGGCACGGGCAACGACACGTTGCTCGGCAGCAACGGCAACGACCAACTCAACGGCGGCGATGGCAATGATTTCATCGATGGTCAGCAGGGGAACGATACGATCTTTCTCGGCGCTGGCGACGACACGTTTCAGTGGGATCCGGGTGATGGGAGCGACACCGTCGAAGGGGGCGATGGCAACGACGTGATGCTCTTCAACGGCAGTGCTGCCGCCGAGATCTTCGATGTTTCGGCTAACGGCGAACGAGTTCGCTTCACGCGCAACGTCGGCAACATTGTGATGGACCTGAACGATATCGAGCGACTCGATCTGAATGCGCTCGGCGGCGTCGATTCGCTACTCGTGAATAACCTGGCCGGCACCGATTTGACGACGATCAATGCCAACCTGGCCAGCGCGATCGCTGGAACGGCGGGTGATGCTGCTGCGGATGCGATTGTGATTAACGGCACGAATGGCGACGACATTATCGATGTCTTCGGCGCGGGGTCGTCGGTGTCGGTGCTCGGTCTGCACACGCGAGTGAACATCACGAGCTCGGAAGGAGCCAACGACGCGCTGGTGATCGACGGCCTGGGCGGGAACGACGGCATCACGGCGAGTACGGTGCCGGCCGGCGTGATTAAGTTGACGCTGGATGGCGGCACGGGGAACGACACGCTGCTCGGTTCGCAAGGCAATGACACGATCTATGGCGGCGAGGGGAATGACTTCGTCTTTGGTGACAACGGCAACGACACGGCGTTTCTCGGCGCGGGGAACGATGTGTTTCAGTGGGATCCGGGTGACGGCAACGATACGATCGAAGGGCAGGACGGCAGCGACCGGATGCTCTTCTTTGGCTCGAATGCTGCCGAGAATATCAACATCGTGGCGAATGGCGGCCGAGTGCTGTTTCAGCGCGATGTGGCCAATGTGACGATGGATTTGAACGATGTGGAAGACATTGAGTATCGAGCGCTCGGCGGAGCCGACAACATTGTGGTTGGCGATTTGAGCGGCACCGATGTCACGGGAGTCGAACTTGATCTGCGTGGCCCGAACGGCGGCGGCGATGGTGCCGCTGACAGTGTAACGGTGAACGGCACGAACGGCGCTGACAATTTCCGCGCAGCCGGTGATGCTGGCGGCGTGCATGTGTTTGGATTGCACACGGCCGTCGATGTTTTCTTCAATGAAATCGGCAACGATCGCCTCACGCTGAACGGCCAAGGTGGCAACGACACGATCAATGCTCAGTCGCTAGAAGACGATGCTATTCAGTTGGCGATCAACGGCGGTCTCGGCAATGACACGATGATTGGCAGCGATGGCAGCGACACGATCAACGGCGGCGATGGTGACGACACCGCACTGATGGGCGACGGCGACGATACATTCGTTTGGAATCCGGGCGATGACAACGATGTTGTCGAAGGGCAGTATGGTTTCGACCGCATGGTCTTCAACGGCGCCAACGTCGCTGAGATGATCAACATCAGCGCGAACGGCAACCGAGTGCTCTTCACTCGCAATGTCGCCAATGTGGTGATGGATCTGAATGACGTGGAAGGAATCGATTTCAACGCCCTGGGTGGCGCTGATGTGGTGAACGTCAATGATTTGAGCGGCACCGATGTTGTCGAGGTCAACGTGAACCTTGGCGTGAACGGCGTGGGCGATGGGGCCGCCGATGCAGTCAACATCGCGGGGACGAACGGTGACGATGTCGTGCAACTGTTCGGCAATGCTGCCGGCACTGCAGTGTTCGGGCTGGCCGTGCAGGTGAACATCACCGGCGCCGAAGCGGCCAACGATCGCGTGGGAATCAACACGCTGGCCGGCGACGACGTCATCGATGCGTCTGGCCTGGCCCTCGGCAGCATCGGCCTGATTGCGGACGGCGGAGCCGATGAAGACGTCCTCATCGGCGGCGCTGGAGCCGACACGCTCCGCGGCGGCACCGGCGACGATGTGCTTATCGGTGGACCGGGCCTCGATGTCCTCGATGGCGGAGCCGGGGATAACGTGTTGATTCAGGATTAG
- a CDS encoding RNA polymerase sigma factor yields the protein MTSEPTTPAEDGPLPLAWRLELERFSDQLIRMARKHLGGRLENKVDPEDVVQSAYKSLLLRYGDAGLGAESWQGLWGLLTTITVRKCADRARYHQAEKRDVRREAAAAPADGFSPWMAAVSREPTPEHAAMLSEVMADLFNRLEADERTMIELSLQGFSTQEISEQTGRAERSVRRLRERVRKFLERQQTQLDS from the coding sequence ATGACTTCTGAACCCACTACGCCCGCCGAAGATGGCCCACTGCCGTTGGCCTGGCGTTTGGAGCTCGAGCGGTTCAGCGATCAACTCATTCGCATGGCCCGCAAGCACCTGGGCGGCCGGCTCGAAAACAAGGTCGACCCCGAAGATGTCGTGCAATCGGCCTATAAGAGTCTGCTACTGCGCTACGGCGATGCGGGCCTTGGCGCCGAGAGCTGGCAAGGGCTGTGGGGACTGCTGACGACGATCACCGTTCGCAAATGTGCCGACCGGGCTCGCTATCATCAGGCCGAGAAACGAGATGTGCGGCGCGAAGCAGCGGCAGCGCCGGCCGATGGCTTTTCGCCTTGGATGGCAGCCGTCAGTCGCGAACCGACGCCGGAGCACGCGGCCATGCTTTCAGAAGTGATGGCCGATTTATTCAACCGACTGGAAGCCGACGAGCGGACGATGATCGAGCTCAGTTTGCAGGGCTTCTCGACGCAAGAGATCAGCGAGCAAACGGGCCGGGCCGAGCGGTCGGTTCGCCGGCTGCGCGAGCGGGTGCGAAAGTTTTTGGAGCGGCAGCAAACGCAGCTGGATTCTTAG
- a CDS encoding serine/threonine-protein kinase has protein sequence MNTTGNSQRNEAPDPLGDDTWSGCEALIREFEKAWRDGPPPQISDFLIGGEVQGNLVLRELLHVDLEYRVKAGQRTCVEFYLERFPEFALDPNEVLDLIAAEYEFRRRNESNLDQSEYLRRFPDFGARIAERLQLADRTLGGMLGAPRDTKPIEVPGYQILSKLGRGGMGVVYQALESRLDRHVALKFVPPELAGDASRMQRFIREAQTASGLNHPHICTVHALGEHEGVPFIVLEFIEGQTLKAHGANKLAVSDACRLIRQAANALAAAHAAGIVHRDIKPENMMVRSDGYVKVLDFGLARKLPTIAPNAVAANHDTWPGAIMGTVSYMSPEQARGAALDGASDIFSLGIVLYWLVAGEHPFQQGTSFETLNAIANAQPTPLARHTPNVPAALEGLLEGMLQKDPRVRPTATEVEHVLTGIIRGARATRELSSRRVVHREHELASLRQSLAAAEASRGSMVCVTGEPGIGKTTLVEDFLEGLESRKTIQIARGRCSERQASASAYLPIVDALADLIRGETGDAVLRLLKVVAPTWSAQLVPGSRYGTVPPVAHTQQAMLREIATLLTAISRIGTVVLFIDDVHWSDVSTVDLLAYVGRHCRERPVLIIVTYRPTELLLGPHPFHRVKLDLQAQGVCNELALSFLGRSQIESLLSLTFPDHDFPAHFAELIHSRTEGSPLFAADLLRYLRERGVIAQTTGRWQLASELPEIWHDLPETVRSMIQRKLERLNENDHWLLSVAAAQGHQFDSTVIAEAARLDPADVEQRLHQLERVHGLVRQQHEDEFADGTPTLRYSFVHVLYQQSLFGSLLPTRRRTINKALAEAWEKHLCDEPSAYAAELACLYEAGREPARAARQFHLAAQHAAWVFAHREAALLARRGLDLLGELAASPERDALELPLQTLLGLQLQVTEGYGARSAEVAYERARMLCASSPERTFPVLWGLWLVRKVRNELHRAQTLAHELLDLARQLNAPDLGLQAHQALGLTALCRGRPADSLKHVEQVATLYDPQRHRAHAFHFGQDPGVICKAYGAIALWLLGFPDAAQRQSEEAIAMSQDLSPNSQAVAYQFAAMVFHLCRNPQRSRECAEACAAISGEHGFSFWLAGSTVIGGWALAASGDLQVGLDRLKQGMTAWRATSSVTYLTYYHALHAEALLAQGEAESALRAVEDGLALVEISDERMIEAELHRLRGVIRQQLAGENEAKLKEAEADFRHAIQIARRQEARSLELRAVLSLAQHQQQLGVRGDGRELLAHIIEHFVEPVNSPDHAAAAALLG, from the coding sequence GTGAACACCACAGGAAATTCGCAGCGCAATGAAGCGCCCGATCCGCTCGGCGACGACACCTGGAGCGGCTGCGAAGCTCTGATCCGCGAGTTTGAAAAGGCGTGGCGCGATGGACCGCCGCCGCAGATCAGCGACTTTCTCATCGGCGGCGAAGTGCAAGGCAATCTCGTACTGCGCGAACTGTTGCACGTCGATCTCGAGTATCGCGTGAAGGCCGGGCAGCGCACGTGTGTTGAGTTTTATCTTGAGCGGTTTCCAGAGTTCGCCCTCGATCCAAATGAAGTGCTCGATCTGATCGCTGCAGAATATGAGTTTCGCCGGCGCAATGAATCGAACCTCGATCAGAGCGAATATCTCCGCCGCTTTCCCGACTTCGGCGCGCGCATCGCCGAGCGACTACAGCTCGCCGATCGAACACTCGGCGGCATGCTAGGTGCGCCGCGCGACACCAAGCCGATCGAAGTTCCCGGCTATCAAATTCTGTCGAAGCTGGGCCGCGGCGGCATGGGGGTCGTTTATCAGGCGCTCGAATCGCGTCTCGACCGGCATGTGGCGCTCAAGTTCGTGCCTCCCGAACTCGCCGGCGATGCCAGTCGCATGCAGCGGTTCATTCGTGAAGCGCAGACCGCCTCGGGACTCAATCATCCGCACATTTGCACGGTTCACGCCCTGGGCGAGCATGAGGGCGTGCCGTTCATCGTGCTGGAGTTCATCGAAGGACAAACCCTCAAAGCCCACGGCGCAAACAAGTTGGCCGTTAGTGATGCTTGCCGTCTGATTCGCCAGGCAGCGAACGCACTGGCCGCGGCGCACGCGGCTGGGATCGTTCATCGCGATATCAAGCCCGAAAACATGATGGTTCGCTCCGATGGTTACGTGAAGGTGCTCGACTTCGGCCTGGCCCGCAAGCTGCCGACCATCGCCCCCAACGCCGTCGCCGCCAATCACGATACCTGGCCCGGCGCGATCATGGGAACCGTGTCGTACATGTCCCCCGAGCAAGCCCGCGGCGCGGCGCTCGATGGCGCATCCGATATTTTTTCGCTCGGCATCGTCCTCTATTGGCTCGTCGCCGGCGAACATCCGTTTCAGCAAGGCACGTCCTTCGAAACGCTCAACGCGATTGCCAACGCCCAACCGACGCCGCTCGCGCGGCACACTCCGAATGTGCCCGCAGCGCTCGAAGGTTTGCTCGAAGGAATGTTGCAAAAGGATCCCCGCGTCCGGCCGACGGCGACGGAAGTCGAGCACGTGCTCACTGGCATTATTCGCGGTGCGCGAGCCACTCGCGAGCTTTCGTCACGCCGCGTTGTTCATCGCGAGCACGAATTGGCTTCACTGCGTCAATCATTGGCCGCCGCCGAAGCCTCGCGTGGTTCGATGGTCTGCGTCACTGGCGAACCGGGCATCGGCAAGACAACGCTCGTCGAAGACTTTTTGGAAGGGCTGGAGTCGCGGAAAACCATTCAAATCGCCCGCGGCCGTTGCTCCGAACGCCAGGCCTCGGCTTCGGCTTATTTGCCGATTGTCGACGCGCTAGCAGACTTGATTCGCGGCGAAACGGGCGATGCCGTGCTGCGGTTGCTGAAAGTGGTCGCGCCCACCTGGTCGGCTCAACTCGTGCCCGGCAGTCGCTATGGAACCGTTCCTCCCGTCGCGCATACGCAGCAGGCGATGCTCCGCGAAATCGCCACGCTCCTTACGGCCATCTCGCGCATCGGCACCGTGGTCCTCTTCATCGACGATGTCCATTGGTCCGACGTTTCGACCGTCGATCTGCTGGCTTACGTCGGCCGACATTGCCGCGAACGGCCGGTGCTGATCATCGTCACTTACCGGCCGACGGAACTCCTCCTCGGGCCGCATCCGTTTCATCGCGTGAAGCTCGACCTGCAGGCTCAAGGCGTTTGCAACGAACTGGCGCTCAGTTTTCTCGGACGATCGCAGATCGAAAGTCTGCTCTCACTCACCTTTCCCGACCATGACTTTCCTGCGCATTTCGCAGAGCTGATTCACTCGCGCACCGAAGGGAGTCCGCTGTTCGCCGCCGATTTGCTGCGATATTTGCGTGAGCGCGGCGTCATCGCGCAAACCACAGGCCGATGGCAGCTGGCCAGCGAGCTTCCCGAAATTTGGCATGACTTGCCCGAGACGGTGCGGAGCATGATTCAGCGGAAGCTGGAGCGTTTGAACGAAAACGATCATTGGCTGCTTTCGGTGGCGGCGGCTCAGGGACATCAATTCGACTCGACCGTGATTGCCGAAGCGGCCCGCCTCGATCCCGCTGACGTCGAACAACGGCTGCACCAACTGGAGCGCGTGCACGGATTGGTCAGGCAGCAGCACGAAGACGAATTCGCCGACGGTACGCCGACGTTGCGTTATTCGTTCGTGCATGTTCTGTATCAACAGTCGCTCTTCGGCAGTCTGCTCCCCACGCGTCGCCGAACCATCAACAAAGCGCTCGCCGAAGCTTGGGAAAAGCATCTTTGCGACGAACCCAGCGCTTACGCGGCCGAACTCGCTTGCCTGTACGAAGCGGGCCGCGAACCAGCGCGGGCGGCTCGGCAGTTTCATCTCGCGGCGCAGCATGCCGCCTGGGTATTTGCGCATCGCGAGGCGGCGCTGCTCGCTCGCCGCGGACTCGATTTGCTCGGGGAGCTCGCAGCGTCTCCTGAACGCGATGCGCTCGAGCTTCCGCTGCAGACACTCCTCGGTCTGCAATTGCAAGTGACCGAAGGTTACGGCGCGCGCTCGGCTGAAGTGGCCTATGAGCGAGCGCGCATGCTCTGCGCTTCGTCGCCCGAACGGACGTTCCCCGTCCTCTGGGGTTTGTGGCTGGTGCGGAAGGTGCGCAACGAACTGCATCGCGCGCAAACACTCGCGCACGAACTGCTTGATTTGGCTCGGCAACTGAACGCGCCAGACCTCGGCTTGCAGGCTCATCAAGCGTTAGGTTTGACGGCACTCTGTCGCGGCCGGCCGGCCGATTCGCTGAAGCACGTCGAGCAAGTGGCCACGCTCTACGATCCGCAGCGCCATCGCGCGCATGCGTTTCATTTCGGTCAGGATCCCGGTGTAATTTGCAAAGCGTATGGCGCGATCGCGCTCTGGCTACTCGGCTTTCCCGACGCGGCTCAGCGGCAAAGCGAAGAAGCGATTGCCATGAGCCAGGACCTCTCGCCAAATAGCCAGGCCGTGGCGTATCAGTTTGCAGCGATGGTGTTTCATCTCTGTCGCAACCCGCAACGCTCACGCGAATGCGCCGAAGCCTGCGCGGCAATCTCCGGCGAACATGGTTTTTCCTTCTGGCTTGCCGGCAGCACCGTCATCGGCGGTTGGGCCCTCGCAGCGAGCGGCGACCTGCAGGTCGGCCTCGATCGACTCAAGCAAGGCATGACGGCCTGGCGCGCCACCAGCAGCGTGACTTATCTGACCTATTACCACGCATTGCATGCCGAAGCCTTACTGGCGCAGGGTGAAGCGGAAAGTGCTCTTCGCGCGGTCGAAGATGGGCTCGCGCTGGTCGAGATCAGCGACGAACGGATGATCGAAGCCGAGCTCCATCGCCTCCGCGGAGTAATCCGTCAGCAACTCGCCGGCGAGAACGAAGCGAAACTGAAAGAAGCCGAAGCCGACTTCCGCCATGCCATTCAAATTGCTCGCCGCCAGGAAGCACGATCGCTCGAACTGCGCGCCGTTTTGAGTCTGGCTCAGCATCAACAGCAGCTCGGCGTGCGCGGCGATGGCCGTGAGCTTCTCGCGCACATCATCGAGCACTTTGTCGAACCAGTGAATTCGCCCGATCACGCCGCGGCCGCAGCGCTGCTCGGCTGA